From Musa acuminata AAA Group cultivar baxijiao chromosome BXJ3-8, Cavendish_Baxijiao_AAA, whole genome shotgun sequence, one genomic window encodes:
- the LOC135644784 gene encoding putative UPF0481 protein At3g02645, with the protein MSMASTQSTASKDTHHYPHFDELRWVIQIRHTLEEEHDDDVGIPVSVFNVPRCLQVTKPEAYVPQLIAVGPYHHWRPELYEMERYKLAAARRTQKQFHTIKLQHLIEQFTKLEHKIRAHYHRYLDFNGDTLAWLMAVDVSFLLEFLQVYAIQEEEGKGKVLRRLSSRMSHLVDYTGRKSAHNVILRDIMMLENQIPLFLLRKILELQCSSIEVADGTLTKMLTGLLKEISPFKLMENFPCIDVAQHAHLLELLYNVVVPKADDDGDDNEIEEQNDEAAAKEHTYGNSGYVRQLLDAVSKIGSSLNGAPIRFIKSVIVSRLVKFVVQVPRKILTSLPGFSIAKQPDEYFFSFQGEESSRAQEPSSTNSIHKPPPVEEIMIPSVTELIDAGVKFLPTHGDLTTIAFDVKTVTFYLPTVSLDVNTEVILRNLVAYEASAATGPLVFTRYTELMNGIIDTDEDVKLLRERGVVLNRMKSDGQVAKLWNGMSRSVRLTRVAFLDKVIEDVNKYHNSRWRVKLWRFMKKYVFSSWQVLTFVAAMLLLILTGLQAFCSVYTCSRWFGDVNVQKQ; encoded by the exons ATGAGCATGGCCTCTACCCAGTCCACGGCCTCCAAGGACACGCATCACTACCCGCACTTCGACGAGCTCCGGTGGGTGATCCAGATCCGCCACACGCTGGAGGAGGAGCACGACGACGACGTGGGCATCCCCGTGTCGGTGTTCAACGTCCCCAGATGCTTGCAGGTGACCAAGCCCGAGGCGTACGTCCCCCAGCTGATCGCCGTGGGGCCGTACCACCACTGGCGCCCGGAGCTGTACGAGATGGAGCGCTACAAGCTCGCCGCCGCGAGGAGGACGCAGAAGCAATTCCACACCATCAAGCTGCAGCACCTCATCGAGCAATTCACCAAGCTCGAGCACAAGATCCGTGCCCATTACCACAG GTACCTTGATTTCAATGGAGATACGTTGGCGTGGTTGATGGCGGTGGATGTGTCGTTCTTGCTTGAATTCCTGCAAGTTTATGCTatccaagaagaagaaggaaaaggtaAGGTGCTCAGAAGGTTGTCTTCTCGGATGTCCCACTTGGTGGATTACACGGGGAGGAAGTCGGCGCACAACGTGATATTGAGAGATATAATGATGCTGGAGAACCAAATCCCACTCTTCCTGCTGCGCAAGATCCTGGAGCTGCAATGCTCCTCGATAGAAGTCGCTGACGGCACGCTGACCAAGATGCTCACCGGCTTGCTCAAGGAGATCTCCCCTTTCAAGCTGATGGAGAACTTCCCCTGCATCGACGTCGCGCAGCACGCCCACTTGTTGGAGCTACTCTACAATGTCGTCGTCCCTAAAGCcgacgacgacggcgacgacAACGAGATCGAGGAGCAGAACGACGAGGCAGCGGCGAAGGAGCATACGTACGGGAATTCCGGCTACGTCAGGCAGCTTCTCGATGCGGTCTCGAAGATCGGATCGAGTCTCAACGGAGCTCCAATCCGCTTCATCAAGAGCGTCATCGTGTCGAGGCTCGTCAAGTTCGTGGTGCAGGTTCCTAGGAAGATCCTCACCAGCCTCCCGGGCTTCTCAATCGCGAAACAGCCGGACGAGTACTTCTTCTCCTTCCAGGGAGAAGAAAGCTCCCGGGCCCAAGAGCCAAGTTCCACCAACAGCATACACAAACCACCACCGGTGGAAGAGATCATGATTCCTTCGGTGACAGAGCTGATCGACGCCGGCGTAAAGTTCTTGCCGACTCATGGCGACCTGACAACGATCGCGTTCGATGTGAAGACAGTGACGTTCTACCTCCCCACCGTCAGCTTGGACGTGAACACCGAAGTCATTCTGAGGAACCTGGTGGCGTACGAAGCTTCTGCTGCAACGGGGCCGCTGGTGTTCACCAGGTACACCGAGCTGATGAACGGCATCATCGACACCGACGAAGACGTGAAGCTGCTGAGGGAAAGAGGGGTGGTGCTGAACCGGATGAAGAGCGATGGACaagtggcgaagctttggaacgGGATGAGCAGATCGGTGAGGCTGACGAGGGTGGCGTTCTTGGACAAAGTTATTGAGGACGTGAACAAGTACCACAATAGCAGGTGGAGGGTGAAGTTGTGGAGGTTCATGAAGAAGTATGTGTTCAGTTCATGGCAGGTTCTGACCTTTGTGGCTGCCATGCTGCTGCTGATTCTCACAGGTCTGCAAGCATTTTGCTCGGTGTATACTTGTTCTCGCTGGTTTGGCGACGTGAATGTGCAGAAACAATAA